The genomic window GAATATGAAAATGAAAGATTTATATCTAGTAAAAACCCACCCATTGCAGGTCCTAAGGCTCTACCTAAACTATCATATCCTTGCATTATGCCCATTGCCCTACCTTGAGGCATGGTTGTTCTTTTGGAAATGGCTGCAGTAAGGGCTGGTCTACATAATCCAATCCCAGCAGCAAATATAGCCATAAATGCTATTGTGCTTTGCAAGTTCCAAGTAAATAAAAAAAGTGCAAAGCTTGTTATTATTAAAAATATTCCTGTCACTATTGTTTTATCTTCACCGAACCATTTAATAAACTTGCCTACTAGTAGACCTTGGAAAATAACTGATACTACTCCCGCAGTTGTAAAAGCCCAACCTACATCTGTAGGAGTTAAACCCAGTTTACCTTGGGAAAACAAGGCAAATGTACCATGATGGGATGCTTCTGCAATACTAACTAAAAGAGTGATTATAAATAATACTGCTATAGGAGTTCTTAAGCCTTCTAGTAAATTAGGGCGATGTAGTTTTTGGTCAACTATTCTATCTTCAGGTTTTAAGGATTCTTTAAAGAAAAGTAGAATAGCTATGAAGTTTAAACATGCTAAACCACTAGCTACAAAAAACGGTAATGATAATGAAATACTTGATAATAATCCACCCATTGCGGGACCAATAATCATACCTAAACCAAGTGAAGCACCAATAAAGCCCATACTTGCTCCTCTGTTTTCTTCACTGGTAGTATCCCCTATATAAGCCATAGCTGCAGGAATTGCAGCACAAGCGAATATTCCTCCTGCTACTCTTGCAATAAATAACATCCAAACAGAAGATGCTAAACCAAAGAGTATAAAGGTTATGCCAAACCCAATGACACCCATTAATAATACGGGTTTTCTTCCTACTTTATCTGAATAACTTCCCCAAACTGGAGCAAATATAAATTGGCATATTGCATAAATAGTTAGCAGTAAGCCTAGTTGAAATGCACTAGCCCCCATTGATTCGGCATAGTAAGGAAGTACAGGGATTATGATACTAAACCCTACTGCAACTAAAAATGTAGATAAAAATAGGGAAAGTAATTCTTTTGTAAAAATTGTATTTTTCAAGTTATTCACCTTCTAAAAATTATGGATAATCTACACAGACAACACAGACTGATCAATTTTTAATTTTGATTCCACTGCAAAAAGCTAAACTTAGACTATGGAATCGGCTGAGCAAACATGTTTATCACGCCACTCATCGGTCTTTACCTCGATTTTAGCTTAGCACTTATTATCTAAAATGATTTTTTATTTATACTTAGCTGTGATCTATGCACCACGCCTTGCTATTCGGGACTTAGATAAACATGTTTGCTCAGCCTTAAGCTTGTTGTAGTTACTTTTTGCAGCAAAATTAATAATTAATTAGTTACTTTTATATGCAATTTATATAGTATCATTTGTATTAATATTATTATTAAAGCACCTATCCAGAATGGTTCTTGTCCGATCTCACTGGCTATACCACCAATTACAGGACCACTCATTACTCCAAATGAAAAGAATGCATAAAAAATGCCAAAAGCAGTACCTCTAAAGTAATCTTTAGTTTCATCAACTACTATGGAAGTCATAGCCGGAAAGATAAAACCAAAACCACAACCATATAATATCATCATAAATACAAACTGGCTAAAGGTATTTCCTAGTGGAAGTAGTAATAGTGCTAATGTTACTAAAAACAACCCTATAGCTATGGGTAAATATCTTCCGTTTTTATCTGACCATTTGCTAATTGGCAAGATGAAGATTATTATAGCAACAATTGAAAAAATACTAAAAAGAATACCCGTATCTTTACTAGCAAAATTTAATGATTCTAGTGTTATGGGAAATGCATAAGCTAAAATACCCATTGTAAACATTAAGCTAAATGCAGCTAAGTAAGCTATTTGCAATTTAGTATTAGTAATTAGATTAAGAATAATTTCCTTAGTAAACACTTTGTTTTTTGATTCTAAAGAATATGTTTCAGGTAAAAAAAGCCATGCAATTATTGATGTTTTAATAAGTAGTAAGCCTAAAGAAAGAAAAACTACACTAAAACCAAATGCATCCTTACCCATTCCAGCAAACATAGGTCCAATAAGTGCAGCAAACCCTACTGCTGCCCCTGAATATCCCATAGCTCTTCCTGTAGAGCCTTGTCCAACTCTATCACCTACATAAGCAAAAGCTGCAGGTATTAATATAGCACCACCTAAACCATGTATAATTCTTAATATTAGTAATTGAAATGGTGACGCAACAAATGCATATAAAGAAACAGCAGAACCAGCTATAATCATTCCGCTAATAATAGCAATTTTTCTACCATAGCGGTCTATAATCAGTCCAGCACCGAGATTACCGATCATGTTAAATAATGAATATGCCCCCATTATTAAACCAACGACTATTGAGGTTGCCCCTAATGAATATACATAAGGAGATAATATTGGTAATTGAGCCATAGTATCAATAAAGCTTACTATAACTATAAAGTAGACTAGTATATAAATCATTATTTATCTTCCTTTTTGAGTATTATATTAACCT from Candidatus Syntrophocurvum alkaliphilum includes these protein-coding regions:
- a CDS encoding MFS transporter; protein product: MIYILVYFIVIVSFIDTMAQLPILSPYVYSLGATSIVVGLIMGAYSLFNMIGNLGAGLIIDRYGRKIAIISGMIIAGSAVSLYAFVASPFQLLILRIIHGLGGAILIPAAFAYVGDRVGQGSTGRAMGYSGAAVGFAALIGPMFAGMGKDAFGFSVVFLSLGLLLIKTSIIAWLFLPETYSLESKNKVFTKEIILNLITNTKLQIAYLAAFSLMFTMGILAYAFPITLESLNFASKDTGILFSIFSIVAIIIFILPISKWSDKNGRYLPIAIGLFLVTLALLLLPLGNTFSQFVFMMILYGCGFGFIFPAMTSIVVDETKDYFRGTAFGIFYAFFSFGVMSGPVIGGIASEIGQEPFWIGALIIILIQMILYKLHIKVTN
- a CDS encoding MFS transporter, with translation MKNTIFTKELLSLFLSTFLVAVGFSIIIPVLPYYAESMGASAFQLGLLLTIYAICQFIFAPVWGSYSDKVGRKPVLLMGVIGFGITFILFGLASSVWMLFIARVAGGIFACAAIPAAMAYIGDTTSEENRGASMGFIGASLGLGMIIGPAMGGLLSSISLSLPFFVASGLACLNFIAILLFFKESLKPEDRIVDQKLHRPNLLEGLRTPIAVLFIITLLVSIAEASHHGTFALFSQGKLGLTPTDVGWAFTTAGVVSVIFQGLLVGKFIKWFGEDKTIVTGIFLIITSFALFLFTWNLQSTIAFMAIFAAGIGLCRPALTAAISKRTTMPQGRAMGIMQGYDSLGRALGPAMGGFLLDINLSFSYSMAIIILIISLFTFYFYKVPVVEREAEQIST